One Candidatus Stygibacter australis genomic window, CACCTGTTGCTGAACCCACACAACCTATACCTCCCTTAGGATTCGTAGGGGTTCCTGCTTTGACGAACAGTTCTGACTGACAGTTATTATGAAAATCTCCAGTATAACACGTGATAATTGTCGCAAATGGAAGCATCCAGCCATTAGTTAAAGCAGAAATTTCAGTATAACCCCAACCACCCATACCACCACCACAACGGGCACAGATATATCCCGCTCCGTTGTTTATAATCTGACTCAGTATAAAGGGTTGATAGTCTGTATAATGCTCATCAAAAGTAAATGATTCGTTATAGGTCTCTATACAATTTTTAACTGCCTGACAGGTTGCCAACTTTGATTCTCCACCACTTGTCAACAGTCCGGCATTTTGAAACCAGTCTTCATCGTCGATATAGGGATTTCTTTCATAGTTAATTGACTTTGCAATTATAGTTTGCAGTTCTCCGACATTATTCACAGAAAGACGTCCTATTATCACGTCTGCTAATATATCTGTCCCTGCCAGTTGAGAATAGGGCAAATCTCCTATACCTCCGTATCCACTCCAGTTTTCATACCAGGCAGGGATCGTGATTGCTCCATTTGCATCTCCCACTAAAACCACAAACTCCGGCGGATTATCCCAGTTATCATAAGCGTCCTGGATATAATTCTTGATCGCGGTATTTGATGTCCCTGTCTCACCGGTATCCACACTGCTTACATCAAAACCTTTTTGCTCCTTCCAGTCTATCAGATAAGCCAGATTATCCACCACATTATCATTATCAGGATGAATAAACAGAATTGCCGGACGCTGATAATCTTCCCGTAAATTTGCCACTTCAGCAAAATTCATAACTGAAGACTCATATATCCCACTAAAAGCCCGAGATGGCTTTCCAGTAACAGTTCGGCAATTTGATCCGCCTTCACCAATAGTGATAAGCTCTACGCTGATATTATGATATATATACAATCTCTTTTCTGTCGCAAGATAACGAAATGGACAAAACGTCACTGCCACCAGACGCAAATCACGCATTATCGCTGGTTCACCTACTATTACGGACTCTGCAGGATACATTCCCCCTGACTTGTAATACTCCTCATCAATCCTGAATCTATCTGGTATAAATTCCCCGTCAGTTAATAATTCTTCCTGAGGATATATCATAACATTTTCTATCACTTCATAATCAGAAAATATTATATTGTGTGTCACTTCACCTGCATCAGCAATAGCGATCAGACGAGTGAATACAGGCAGATCAGGCATTCCCACTTCCAGCAGTTTACCCTCTCCTTCATAGCCAATTTGCGTATAAGAGCCACCCGATTTCTCTACTCTTTCACTTTCGTAGCCATCTAGACAAAAATCCAGTCTGATATTCCCTCGTCCTGATTGCTCATAAGTTACCACTAAACCTTCACTATCACCAGATACATCCACCCGCTCGCACCACAGCATCCCAAAAAATATTACAGTCAATAATACCAGAATAAAATTCTTTTTCATCTACTTACCTCATTTTAACAGCAGCATCCGCCTGCTATATATTTCCCTTTCAGTTTTTAATCTATAGATATAAACACCAGAGGATACAACCTGATCATCCTCGTCCCTGCCATCCCAGACTACTTTAAATGAGCCTGCCGCCTTGAACCTATTCACCAGTCTGCGCACCATCTGTCCCTTGATATTATAAACTTCTAAAGTCACATTACCAGCTTTAGCAAGCTCATAAATAATAGATGTTTCTGGATTAAAAGGATTGGGGTAATTCTGCCTGAGCCTGGTGGCTTCTGGTATCTCATTACCTGCATTACCCCCTTCACTGGGTCTAATAGCTATTGGCACAATAACTGTTTCCCAGTTGTCTGAACTCACCACCAGTTCATAATCATACTCCATCTCTGTCATATTGCCAGTATCAATATGTAGCTCAATAAACACACTTTCATCAGCGTCCAGCCAACCCTCAGAAGGAGATATTTCTATACTTCTAATATTA contains:
- a CDS encoding T9SS type A sorting domain-containing protein, coding for HNIGGVTATGIEAIAVENDPFVAISAVGGYCEEIMSGESMLIEYAFCIAIGEEIPDQYNFTIDIWLESEQGSWSEELEFTAYKQSSFVVEPDSLDLEILWGENFGSGITLRNAGELPQNYYIELIEMETCNIRSIEISPSEGWLDADESVFIELHIDTGNMTEMEYDYELVVSSDNWETVIVPIAIRPSEGGNAGNEIPEATRLRQNYPNPFNPETSIIYELAKAGNVTLEVYNIKGQMVRRLVNRFKAAGSFKVVWDGRDEDDQVVSSGVYIYRLKTEREIYSRRMLLLK